The Methanofastidiosum sp. DNA segment CTTAAAAGCTAATTTTAAGTTTAAAGACTTAATTGGGCTTCTTTATCCTGAATCTACTTTTTCCTATTGATATTTATTCTGAAACTATCGCTAATATATTAATAGGTTATTGTATATTATATATACTATTAATATAAAATTTATTTTATCTTATTGAAACCAAAAACTTTATATACTAGTAAAAAATATAGTATATTGTAGCTAAACGTTATTGTTTAGCAATAGAGGTGAAATAATATGAGAATAAAAATGTTAGGGGCTGCTTTAACGGGAGCCCTAATGTTAGGAGCAACATTAGCAGGAGCAGTTGCAGCACAAACAGTTCCGCCAAAAAGCTTTTTCATAGACCAAATTACAGGAGAGCCTGACGTTGTAATCGCAGTTGGTGCAACAGCCAACGCATCTGACGTAGTCTCCGCATCTTTGATTGCAGCAGCAGTCGGAAACATGGCAACAGTTGAAGAGACAAAGACTGTTACAAGGACCGCAAGCGCTACTTTTGACTATATGATGGACTATAACTACGCATATGACAGGATCAGCAAAAACATTGAGTATTACACTTCAACATGTGCAAATGAAGCAGCTTGGGCAAAGTGGTACACAGACTATGAACTGTACTCCAATCAGTTCTGGGAAACAGCAAGCGACACATTTCCAGTAAATGGAAAGTATGATATCTCCGTTGCAATAGCAATGCCAAGAGAGGTAAGAAATCTTGATGGGGCAGTTGTTGCAAGAGAATTAAACACTCTATGGTTTTCAAACTCTCCAAAAGACTGGGATTCAAACAACAGGATATATAGTATTACTACAACATCGGGATCCGGACAATCAAAGTATTGGCTTGTAAATACAAAGACCACAGGCACTGGAGCAGTTACAGACAACATTGTCAGAGAGACTTTACCTTCTTTTGCAGGAGGTAGTTATGACAATGGAAACGGCTCGTGGGACTTTAATACATACAATGCCTTCTTTACAACAAAAGCATGGGTAGCTATTGGCGATGACTCCTCTTTCGGTGCAAATTGTGACTACTACTTTGGTGGCACAGGTACAGAAATGGAGGCGCACGAAGAAATTCAGGTAATACTAGCAGATATAGAAACTACACCTGACGGGCTTGTTGACTTAAGAGGGGACAGAGGTTCTGCGTCCGGTATAATATACAGGACAGCTGAAATAAGATATCCTCTACTTGAAAATGGTCAGAACATCTGTGGTATAACTAAATGCGACGGAATGATCGACTTTGAAACAGCTGTAAAAGGCCGTCTAAATGAGATTAAATTCCTTGGAAAGATGTACAAGCCAATGTTTGCAGGTGCAACCTATGTATCTTCTGAGGACCTTTACCTTGGAGCATACTTTGTATACGGTAAACCATACGCCGAAAAAGAAAAGATAATGAAGGTAGGCGATGCTTACTCTTTCCATGGATGGACTATAAATCTATCAGACGTAAACATATATGAAAACAAGGCTTTCATCACAGTTTCTGGACCAGATTTGGCTTCACCATTTAGCTTCATAATGGTAATGGATGCATTAGATGAATGTAGAACTTTATGT contains these protein-coding regions:
- a CDS encoding S-layer protein, whose translation is MRIKMLGAALTGALMLGATLAGAVAAQTVPPKSFFIDQITGEPDVVIAVGATANASDVVSASLIAAAVGNMATVEETKTVTRTASATFDYMMDYNYAYDRISKNIEYYTSTCANEAAWAKWYTDYELYSNQFWETASDTFPVNGKYDISVAIAMPREVRNLDGAVVARELNTLWFSNSPKDWDSNNRIYSITTTSGSGQSKYWLVNTKTTGTGAVTDNIVRETLPSFAGGSYDNGNGSWDFNTYNAFFTTKAWVAIGDDSSFGANCDYYFGGTGTEMEAHEEIQVILADIETTPDGLVDLRGDRGSASGIIYRTAEIRYPLLENGQNICGITKCDGMIDFETAVKGRLNEIKFLGKMYKPMFAGATYVSSEDLYLGAYFVYGKPYAEKEKIMKVGDAYSFHGWTINLSDVNIYENKAFITVSGPDLASPFSFIMVMDALDECRTLCCPGCAAYGGSGSFTSNPTKRYEYDPYIKTVTKTKEVDGRSYDLFKYTSFMLDGIKTFVGADGTYLAEFNLYAVEDFGWFEDKGCCDPFVTTPNDYGLAITGGWRK